Proteins from a single region of Chloroflexota bacterium:
- a CDS encoding VOC family protein, with protein sequence MKITSHTQGSPCWVDLATTDQAAAKAFYADLFGWECQDNPMDESGNVFYTMAMVDGAFVGGMYEQPQDQREAGIPPHWMIHLAVDDVDAIAARVPELGGSVGAPPFDVFEAGRMSIISDPAGAHVAFWQAKGHIGAGVKSEPNTIHWCELLTQDPDAATAFYTKLLGMESETMTMAQGGDYTIFLSDGVGVAGTMAMPEHLREQNIPAHWSVYFQVTDVEAMVSKAVAKGGDVALPPMDIAMVGRIAFLLDPQGAGFGLTQPE encoded by the coding sequence ATGAAGATCACCAGCCATACACAAGGCTCCCCCTGTTGGGTCGACCTGGCGACCACGGATCAGGCGGCGGCCAAGGCGTTCTATGCGGACCTGTTCGGGTGGGAGTGCCAGGACAACCCGATGGACGAGAGCGGCAACGTCTTTTACACGATGGCGATGGTGGACGGCGCGTTCGTGGGCGGCATGTACGAACAGCCGCAGGACCAGCGAGAGGCGGGCATTCCGCCGCACTGGATGATCCACCTGGCGGTTGACGACGTGGACGCCATCGCGGCGCGGGTGCCTGAACTGGGGGGATCGGTCGGCGCGCCGCCGTTCGACGTCTTCGAGGCAGGCCGCATGAGCATCATCAGCGATCCCGCGGGCGCGCACGTGGCGTTCTGGCAGGCCAAGGGGCACATTGGCGCCGGCGTGAAATCCGAGCCGAACACGATCCACTGGTGCGAGCTCCTGACCCAGGACCCGGACGCCGCCACCGCGTTCTATACGAAGCTGCTGGGCATGGAGTCCGAGACGATGACGATGGCGCAGGGAGGCGACTACACCATCTTCCTGTCCGATGGCGTTGGCGTGGCCGGAACAATGGCGATGCCCGAGCACTTGCGAGAGCAGAACATTCCCGCACATTGGAGCGTCTACTTCCAGGTGACGGACGTCGAGGCCATGGTGAGCAAGGCGGTCGCCAAGGGCGGCGACGTTGCCCTTCCGCCCATGGACATCGCCATGGTGGGCCGCATCGCCTTCCTGCTGGACCCGCAGGGGGCGGGATTCGGGCTCACGCAGCCGGAATGA
- a CDS encoding MarR family transcriptional regulator, whose amino-acid sequence MEGQQFDPSVHAQAVQLQDGLRRLTLAIVEGLRQQLGPYQIDAVEYTILGVCLATGPTTIKDLQSMLPIDYTQISRTTSRLEDKGLMAKAHLADDRRIVRVEVTDRGRELMPELMQSALRFYKGLVGDISQEELAACTAVMQKLSASGEPAESGGAQ is encoded by the coding sequence TTGGAAGGCCAGCAATTCGACCCGTCGGTGCATGCCCAAGCCGTTCAATTGCAGGATGGATTGAGGCGACTGACGCTGGCCATTGTCGAAGGACTCCGGCAGCAACTGGGCCCGTATCAAATCGATGCGGTGGAATACACGATTCTCGGGGTTTGCCTCGCTACTGGACCAACTACGATCAAGGACTTGCAGTCGATGCTTCCAATTGACTACACGCAAATTAGTCGGACGACATCTAGACTCGAGGACAAGGGTCTCATGGCAAAGGCGCACCTCGCGGATGATCGGCGCATCGTGAGAGTTGAAGTGACGGATAGAGGCCGGGAGCTGATGCCGGAACTCATGCAGAGCGCCCTGAGGTTCTACAAGGGCCTTGTGGGCGACATTAGCCAAGAGGAACTCGCGGCATGCACGGCCGTCATGCAGAAGCTGTCAGCGTCAGGAGAGCCGGCGGAATCTGGTGGAGCCCAGTGA
- a CDS encoding phytanoyl-CoA dioxygenase family protein, translating into MATPSNSVAQVPRLTTEQIAQFKRDGFLVLPAVLDLELCRQTREQMWELIAEHRPSMKRDDPATWLPFSDEEREGYKRPEGGGDPYFGGGGHRLYIRNGAEELLLDLAPRAMFDIAEQLLGDGEVIWPNGLDETNTTIGPALLTEDHITSMEVHLGPESDKWLGKATRKTEQLRLPKTGPVWATAQGSRGLYCTLPNSPGGRVNKYPYAKVQPSARYPSAHAAEGMYESRRRLQIAAYFDDLPLGAGGLHLWPGSHQRIWDRWSAMHRGDIPSNDDWLSLRHSAGKFDGYVTPPISEIKEDTPVVDTHGPCGSVVLWHANMLHMAGQNTSSDIIRQATIYAYDKTEESLPDEQALAYPDGDLWRDWSDELRATETAS; encoded by the coding sequence ATGGCAACGCCATCCAACAGCGTGGCGCAGGTTCCGCGGCTCACCACCGAGCAGATCGCCCAGTTCAAGCGCGACGGCTTCCTGGTCTTGCCGGCAGTGCTCGACCTCGAGCTCTGCCGCCAAACCCGCGAGCAGATGTGGGAGCTGATCGCCGAGCACCGACCCAGCATGAAGCGGGACGACCCCGCGACCTGGCTGCCCTTCTCCGACGAGGAGCGGGAAGGCTACAAGCGTCCCGAGGGCGGCGGCGACCCCTACTTCGGCGGCGGCGGCCACCGGCTCTACATTCGCAACGGTGCCGAAGAGCTGCTGCTCGACCTGGCGCCCCGCGCCATGTTCGACATCGCGGAGCAGCTGCTCGGCGACGGTGAGGTCATCTGGCCGAACGGTCTCGACGAGACCAACACCACCATCGGCCCGGCGCTCTTGACCGAGGACCACATCACCAGCATGGAGGTCCACCTGGGTCCGGAGTCCGACAAGTGGCTCGGCAAGGCCACGCGCAAGACCGAGCAGCTGCGCCTGCCCAAGACCGGTCCCGTGTGGGCGACTGCCCAGGGATCGCGTGGTCTCTATTGCACGCTGCCCAACAGCCCGGGCGGCCGCGTCAACAAGTACCCGTACGCCAAGGTCCAGCCGAGCGCCAGGTACCCCTCGGCTCACGCGGCGGAAGGCATGTATGAGAGCCGGCGGCGGCTCCAGATCGCGGCCTACTTCGACGATCTGCCGCTTGGCGCCGGCGGTCTGCACCTGTGGCCCGGCAGCCATCAGCGGATTTGGGACCGGTGGTCCGCGATGCACCGCGGCGACATCCCGTCCAACGACGACTGGCTGAGCTTGCGGCATTCCGCGGGCAAGTTCGACGGCTACGTCACGCCGCCGATCTCGGAGATCAAGGAAGACACGCCGGTCGTGGACACCCACGGACCCTGCGGCTCGGTGGTCCTCTGGCACGCCAACATGCTGCACATGGCGGGGCAGAACACGAGCAGCGACATCATCCGTCAGGCCACGATCTACGCCTACGACAAGACCGAGGAATCCCTCCCGGACGAGCAGGCGTTGGCCTACCCGGACGGCGACCTCTGGCGCGACTGGTCCGACGAGCTGCGCGCGACCGAAACGGCGAGCTAG
- a CDS encoding MarR family transcriptional regulator, which translates to MKDEIQDEILQAQIGHLQENIMSVVHMMYRGIEEELAQDRLAVGVYSVLAVCFMNEPITVSEVQKHVALDTGRISRIVSNLQERNFVRKSRLQTDRRMVSIEMTDEGRDIAARVMAKIDSFYVTTMSRITDDELSQLIAFIEKMLANADRVRYEMSEKAARA; encoded by the coding sequence GTGAAGGACGAGATTCAAGACGAGATATTGCAGGCGCAGATCGGTCATCTGCAGGAAAACATCATGAGCGTCGTGCACATGATGTACCGCGGCATCGAAGAAGAGTTGGCGCAAGACCGACTCGCTGTGGGCGTCTACTCGGTGCTTGCTGTGTGCTTCATGAACGAGCCAATCACGGTTTCGGAAGTCCAGAAACACGTTGCGCTGGATACCGGACGGATTAGCCGGATCGTGTCCAACCTCCAAGAGAGAAACTTCGTGCGAAAGTCACGCCTTCAAACCGACCGGCGGATGGTGTCGATTGAAATGACAGACGAAGGCCGCGATATCGCGGCACGTGTCATGGCAAAAATAGATTCATTCTATGTTACGACCATGAGTCGAATCACTGATGACGAACTATCGCAGTTAATCGCGTTTATCGAAAAAATGCTGGCGAATGCCGATCGCGTTCGCTATGAGATGAGCGAAAAAGCCGCGCGAGCATAG
- a CDS encoding insulinase family protein yields MPSDPDAPLAFDPSVVRGTLSNGLVYYIRQNEEPRERAHISLIVKAGSILEEEDQRGLAHFVEHMAFNGTERFAKQEIVEYLESIGSNFGPDVNASTGFDVTRYFVEIPTDDPEILEKAFQILSEWAFAITFAPDEVELERGVILEEWRLFRGFGARFQDNWFPLIFGDSRYNERDPIGLPEVFENAPPQRLVDFYQTWYRPDLMAVIAVGDFDTEAIEAKVRQYFAPPPEGEAGQAAAAVGPPTDRPRYGVPEHDEPRVNVFSDPEAPATQMFLVRKLPPESGDNLAALRRIVVERLAFMMLNARLFERGQVDDPPYIGANALRGGFVQPVDLVQFAAWVEQDGVERGFAALLEETQRARQHGFTESELAREKANLLSAVESVYKERDQRESANLSQEYADHFLSGTPVPGIEAEWEFYQALLPEISLADVDAVAATWSEPGDTVLLVMRPEGSGDKSDEDLETELQARLAAADTLVVEPYKDEVADVPLMAAIPTAGSITSEEAIESIDAVKWTLSNGITVIAKQTDFKNDEVIFGAFSPGGHSLVDDADHVSATYAAAMVSGSGVGPYDNVALGKLLAGKRVSVSPYISELYEGFNGSSSPEDLETLFQLIYLYATEPRLDPVYYSTYESSLRSTAETRADQPDAVFADALNTAYSQNHFRRRPLTLELLDELSLERAEAVYVDRFADLGDATFVFVGAFDWDTLRSLTETYVASLPTTGRVEQWRDVGVERPSGLEEHVVRIGIEPRSRTAVVFAGDMEWSRQEALALTLVGEMLQIRLRESLREALGGTYSVGAITRATRFPEPEFLFYVIFGSDPARADELFDAIFEEIAWLRDGGEQDYLDTAKELLRTPREEQLRDNGFWRGQIQTVVQRDGEFSGILDFEERLDAVTLEQVSAAARLYLTDERYLRVLLLPEEDE; encoded by the coding sequence GTGCCTTCCGACCCCGACGCGCCGCTGGCCTTCGATCCCAGCGTGGTGCGGGGCACCTTGAGCAACGGCCTCGTCTACTACATCCGGCAGAACGAGGAGCCGCGTGAGCGCGCCCACATCTCGCTGATCGTGAAGGCCGGCTCGATCCTCGAAGAGGAGGATCAGCGCGGCCTGGCGCACTTCGTCGAGCACATGGCATTCAACGGCACCGAGCGCTTCGCCAAGCAGGAAATCGTCGAGTACCTGGAGTCCATCGGCAGCAATTTCGGGCCCGACGTGAACGCGTCAACGGGATTCGATGTCACGCGATATTTCGTCGAGATCCCCACTGACGATCCGGAAATCCTCGAGAAGGCGTTTCAGATCCTCAGTGAGTGGGCGTTCGCCATCACCTTTGCGCCGGACGAAGTTGAGCTCGAGCGCGGCGTGATCCTGGAAGAGTGGCGCCTGTTTCGAGGCTTCGGCGCGCGGTTCCAGGACAACTGGTTTCCGCTGATTTTCGGCGACTCGCGCTATAACGAGCGGGACCCGATCGGGCTGCCCGAAGTCTTCGAAAACGCTCCCCCACAGCGTCTGGTGGACTTTTACCAGACTTGGTATCGGCCCGACCTGATGGCCGTCATCGCCGTGGGGGACTTCGACACCGAGGCGATCGAAGCCAAGGTGCGGCAATACTTTGCGCCGCCTCCGGAGGGCGAGGCAGGCCAGGCGGCGGCCGCCGTCGGGCCGCCGACAGATCGACCTCGCTATGGCGTGCCCGAGCACGACGAGCCGCGGGTCAATGTGTTCAGCGATCCCGAGGCGCCCGCGACGCAAATGTTCCTGGTGCGAAAGCTGCCGCCCGAGTCAGGCGACAACCTGGCGGCGCTGCGGCGCATCGTGGTGGAGCGCCTGGCGTTCATGATGCTCAACGCCCGGCTATTCGAGCGCGGTCAGGTCGATGATCCTCCGTATATCGGGGCCAATGCCCTGCGGGGAGGATTCGTCCAGCCGGTAGACCTCGTGCAGTTTGCGGCGTGGGTGGAGCAGGACGGAGTCGAGCGAGGATTCGCGGCGCTGCTGGAGGAGACCCAGCGCGCCCGCCAGCACGGGTTCACAGAAAGCGAATTGGCTCGCGAAAAGGCCAACCTGCTGAGCGCCGTGGAAAGCGTCTACAAGGAACGTGATCAGCGCGAGTCGGCCAATCTGTCCCAGGAGTACGCGGACCACTTCCTGAGCGGGACGCCGGTTCCCGGCATCGAGGCTGAGTGGGAGTTCTACCAGGCGCTGCTGCCGGAGATTTCACTGGCGGATGTCGACGCCGTGGCCGCGACCTGGAGCGAGCCCGGAGATACGGTGCTCCTGGTGATGCGACCCGAAGGAAGCGGCGACAAGTCGGACGAGGACCTGGAGACCGAGCTGCAGGCAAGACTCGCCGCGGCCGACACGCTGGTGGTCGAGCCCTACAAGGACGAGGTGGCCGACGTGCCGCTCATGGCCGCCATCCCGACGGCCGGCAGCATCACTAGCGAGGAAGCCATCGAGTCCATCGACGCCGTCAAGTGGACGCTGTCCAACGGGATCACCGTGATCGCCAAGCAGACCGATTTCAAGAATGACGAGGTCATCTTCGGCGCGTTCAGCCCGGGCGGACACTCGCTGGTGGACGATGCCGACCACGTATCCGCCACGTACGCCGCCGCAATGGTCTCGGGCAGCGGCGTGGGCCCGTACGACAACGTGGCCTTGGGCAAGCTGCTCGCCGGCAAGCGGGTCTCGGTGTCGCCCTACATCAGCGAGCTCTATGAGGGCTTCAACGGCAGCTCATCGCCGGAAGACCTGGAGACGCTATTCCAGCTGATCTATCTCTATGCCACCGAGCCCAGGTTGGATCCGGTGTACTACTCGACCTACGAGTCCAGCCTGCGCAGCACCGCGGAGACGCGCGCCGACCAACCGGACGCCGTGTTCGCCGACGCGCTAAACACGGCGTACAGTCAGAATCACTTCCGGCGTCGGCCGCTCACGCTCGAGCTGCTCGACGAGCTCAGCCTGGAGCGCGCGGAAGCGGTCTACGTCGACCGGTTCGCGGACCTGGGTGACGCCACCTTCGTGTTCGTTGGCGCCTTCGACTGGGACACCCTGCGATCGCTGACCGAGACATACGTGGCCAGCCTGCCGACCACGGGGCGCGTCGAGCAGTGGCGCGACGTAGGAGTCGAGCGACCGTCTGGGCTGGAGGAGCACGTCGTCCGCATCGGCATCGAACCTCGGAGCCGGACGGCGGTGGTGTTCGCCGGCGACATGGAATGGAGCCGTCAAGAGGCGCTCGCGCTGACGTTGGTGGGCGAGATGCTCCAAATCCGGCTGCGCGAGAGTCTGCGCGAGGCGCTCGGTGGCACCTACAGCGTCGGGGCCATCACTAGGGCGACCCGGTTTCCGGAACCCGAGTTTTTGTTCTATGTGATCTTCGGCAGCGACCCCGCCCGTGCGGACGAGCTATTTGACGCGATCTTCGAGGAAATCGCCTGGCTGCGCGACGGCGGCGAGCAGGACTACCTGGACACGGCCAAGGAGCTGCTGCGCACGCCCCGCGAGGAGCAGTTGCGCGACAACGGCTTCTGGCGTGGCCAGATCCAGACCGTCGTGCAGCGGGATGGGGAGTTCTCGGGGATCCTCGACTTTGAAGAACGGCTGGACGCCGTGACCTTGGAGCAGGTCTCCGCCGCGGCCCGGCTCTACCTCACCGACGAGCGCTATCTGCGCGTGCTGCTGCTCCCGGAAGAGGACGAGTAG
- a CDS encoding Gfo/Idh/MocA family oxidoreductase, whose amino-acid sequence MRLDELALTPEDYAPKPPTVPRLKIGIMGCGDVANSAHLPAYRDFGYEVVACMDTDAQAVDSTRSRWGIPRGGTNLATLLNDPEVEVVDLAVHANVRSEVLVEIAAAGKPILSQKPLAMDWASAQQMVGGVAQAGVPLMVNQQARWAPAHRAIKVLLDRGVCGPLYSVAHVRRSWQDHPDRWWRHLQDFNVVDHGVHYIDLARYFTGRSPDAVSCTTSRVPGQLAVSPLCHSLLMHFDSGDLLCTEHFNNIVPNPAAHADTWYLDGLDGSIMGTQQWVKVSRRDTPDRRVRFPIGGRWFPDAFGGSMAEMMTALAEGREPLTSGRDNLHSIKIAFAAVRSSEESRTVRLSEFD is encoded by the coding sequence ATGCGCCTCGATGAGCTTGCCCTGACGCCCGAAGACTACGCGCCCAAGCCACCCACCGTGCCGCGGCTCAAGATCGGCATTATGGGCTGCGGCGACGTCGCCAATTCAGCTCACCTGCCCGCCTACCGCGACTTCGGATACGAAGTCGTCGCCTGCATGGACACCGATGCCCAAGCGGTCGATTCGACCCGCAGCCGCTGGGGCATTCCACGGGGCGGCACGAACCTCGCCACGCTCCTCAACGATCCAGAGGTCGAGGTGGTGGACCTTGCCGTGCACGCCAACGTGCGGTCCGAGGTCCTCGTCGAGATCGCGGCGGCGGGAAAGCCAATTCTTTCGCAGAAGCCGCTCGCCATGGATTGGGCGTCCGCCCAGCAAATGGTCGGCGGCGTCGCGCAGGCCGGCGTGCCGCTGATGGTCAACCAGCAGGCGCGCTGGGCGCCCGCTCATCGCGCCATCAAGGTGCTGCTCGACCGTGGCGTCTGCGGCCCGCTCTACAGCGTGGCCCACGTGCGGAGGTCCTGGCAGGACCATCCGGACCGCTGGTGGCGCCACCTGCAGGATTTCAATGTCGTGGACCACGGCGTCCACTACATCGACCTGGCTCGCTACTTCACGGGGCGTTCGCCCGACGCCGTGAGCTGCACGACCAGCCGAGTCCCGGGCCAGCTCGCAGTCTCACCCCTTTGTCACTCGCTGCTCATGCACTTCGACAGCGGCGACCTGCTCTGCACCGAGCATTTCAACAACATCGTGCCCAATCCGGCGGCTCATGCCGACACCTGGTACCTGGATGGGCTCGACGGCTCGATCATGGGCACGCAACAGTGGGTAAAAGTCTCTCGCAGGGACACGCCCGACCGCCGGGTGCGTTTCCCAATCGGGGGCCGGTGGTTCCCGGACGCCTTCGGCGGCAGCATGGCCGAGATGATGACCGCGCTAGCGGAAGGCCGGGAGCCGCTGACCTCCGGCCGCGACAACCTGCATTCGATCAAGATCGCCTTCGCCGCCGTCAGAAGCAGCGAGGAAAGCCGCACCGTTCGACTGAGCGAGTTCGACTGA
- a CDS encoding type II toxin-antitoxin system VapC family toxin: MIVADASAVVEMLLGSGSPAGDSLARRFARRESICAPHLLDAEVGQALRRLALRGEVSVALAHASLEDLGRLPIQRFPHAELLSRAFALRSNVTFYDGLYLALAEVLVAPLVSCDAALRDLPGCRATVEILPTGARSGRGPDS; encoded by the coding sequence GTGATCGTTGCCGACGCGTCGGCAGTCGTCGAGATGCTGCTGGGATCCGGGAGTCCTGCGGGCGATTCACTGGCGCGGCGATTTGCCCGTCGCGAATCGATCTGCGCACCACATCTGCTAGACGCCGAAGTAGGTCAGGCTCTGCGCCGGTTAGCCCTGCGGGGCGAAGTGTCTGTCGCCCTTGCCCACGCGTCGCTCGAGGACTTGGGAAGGCTGCCAATCCAGCGATTTCCGCATGCGGAGTTGCTCTCCAGGGCATTTGCGCTCCGATCAAACGTGACGTTCTACGACGGCCTGTATCTGGCGCTGGCCGAGGTCCTCGTGGCACCGTTGGTTTCGTGTGATGCCGCCCTGCGTGACCTGCCCGGCTGCAGGGCGACGGTCGAGATCCTTCCGACGGGCGCGAGATCGGGCCGAGGACCAGATTCCTGA
- a CDS encoding gamma-glutamyltransferase family protein yields MTVTTFLGDDSPGQRPAHATRPVVMGRRGVVTSGHYLATAAGFRIMEQGGNAIDAAAAMCFCLNLLEPQSNGLAGEVPTLIYSARERKVYALSGMGWSAQAFTIDWCREHGIDLIPGDGYLPACVPAVVGTWTAALARFGTLSFAEIAQPAIELAEHGFAVYPGLHDSLAGNEAKYTELYPSTGEVYLPSGRAPEVGALLRNPAWAETLRILCRAEQDAAGRGRVAGIEAARDAFYKGEIAERIIDFITANPVEDASGSAHSGLLSYEDFAEWEADFEEPVSFTYHGLEVSKCSSWTQGPVFVQQLSLLQGIDLAAMGHNSADYLHTVIECSKLAFADREAYYGDPRFDDVPFDRLLSEDYAAQRRSLVGERASLEMRPGDLGNGVPTYATIDVAEDNRQALQLEAREVRDLGLGHAHLGDTTHLDAVDAEGNMVAATPSGGWLGTSPVIRGLGFPLGTRGQMFYLNPARPNALAPRKRPRATLTPSLVMRDGEPYMVFGTPGGDGQDQWTLQFFLNHVHFGMSLQEALDAPTVHSVHFPSSFYPRQAYPGRVVAEGRIDTEVVAELERRGHEIEVTNGWANGKPMAIQYGGPDGVIAGAVSAKGAIGYALGW; encoded by the coding sequence ATGACGGTCACGACGTTTCTCGGCGACGACAGCCCCGGGCAGCGGCCGGCGCATGCCACGCGCCCGGTGGTCATGGGCCGGCGCGGCGTCGTCACGTCGGGTCACTATCTGGCCACGGCCGCTGGCTTCCGCATCATGGAGCAGGGCGGCAATGCCATCGACGCCGCCGCGGCGATGTGCTTCTGCCTCAACCTGCTCGAGCCCCAGAGCAACGGGCTGGCCGGCGAAGTGCCGACGCTCATCTACTCGGCGCGCGAGCGCAAAGTCTACGCGCTCAGCGGCATGGGCTGGTCGGCGCAGGCGTTCACCATCGACTGGTGCCGCGAGCACGGCATCGATCTCATCCCCGGCGACGGCTATCTGCCGGCCTGCGTGCCCGCCGTGGTCGGAACGTGGACCGCGGCCTTGGCCCGCTTTGGAACCCTGAGCTTCGCCGAGATCGCGCAGCCCGCCATCGAGTTGGCCGAGCATGGCTTTGCCGTCTACCCGGGCCTGCACGACAGCCTGGCGGGCAACGAAGCCAAGTACACCGAGCTTTACCCCAGCACCGGCGAGGTCTACTTGCCGTCGGGGCGTGCGCCCGAGGTCGGCGCCCTGCTTCGCAATCCCGCGTGGGCCGAGACGCTGCGCATCCTTTGCCGCGCCGAGCAGGACGCTGCCGGTCGCGGGCGCGTGGCCGGCATCGAGGCCGCGCGCGACGCCTTTTACAAGGGCGAGATCGCCGAGCGCATCATCGACTTCATCACGGCCAACCCAGTCGAAGACGCCAGCGGCTCGGCGCACTCGGGCCTCCTCAGTTACGAGGACTTCGCCGAGTGGGAGGCGGATTTCGAGGAGCCCGTCAGCTTCACCTACCACGGCCTGGAGGTCTCGAAGTGCTCCAGCTGGACCCAGGGCCCGGTGTTCGTGCAACAACTGTCGCTGCTACAGGGGATCGATCTGGCGGCGATGGGCCACAACTCGGCGGACTACCTGCACACAGTGATCGAGTGCTCCAAGCTGGCCTTCGCCGACCGCGAGGCCTACTACGGCGACCCGCGCTTCGACGACGTGCCGTTCGACCGGCTGCTATCCGAAGACTATGCCGCTCAACGCCGCTCGCTGGTCGGCGAGCGGGCGTCCCTGGAGATGCGGCCCGGTGATCTCGGGAACGGCGTGCCGACGTACGCCACCATCGACGTGGCCGAGGACAACCGCCAGGCCTTGCAGCTCGAGGCCCGCGAGGTGCGTGACCTCGGCCTCGGCCACGCGCACCTGGGCGACACCACCCACCTGGACGCCGTGGACGCCGAGGGCAACATGGTCGCGGCAACCCCCAGTGGCGGATGGCTGGGCACCTCGCCGGTGATTCGCGGGCTGGGGTTTCCGCTGGGCACGCGCGGCCAGATGTTTTACCTGAATCCGGCGCGGCCCAATGCCCTGGCCCCGCGCAAGCGACCCCGCGCCACCCTCACGCCATCGCTCGTCATGCGCGACGGCGAGCCCTACATGGTGTTCGGCACGCCCGGCGGCGACGGTCAGGACCAGTGGACGCTGCAATTCTTCCTCAACCACGTCCATTTCGGCATGAGTCTGCAGGAAGCGCTGGACGCGCCCACGGTGCACTCGGTGCACTTCCCGTCGTCGTTCTACCCGCGCCAGGCCTATCCGGGTCGCGTGGTGGCCGAAGGTCGAATCGACACTGAGGTAGTTGCCGAGCTGGAGCGACGCGGCCACGAAATCGAAGTGACCAACGGCTGGGCCAACGGCAAGCCCATGGCGATCCAATACGGCGGCCCCGACGGCGTCATTGCCGGGGCGGTATCCGCCAAGGGCGCTATCGGCTACGCGCTGGGGTGGTAG
- a CDS encoding M14 family metallocarboxypeptidase gives MQPPASYAEIVARVVAACDAPQLTLSRHPIDELGLDLLRVDVAPQTPALAHVGLFGGVHGDEPAGFISVLEFLERRRWADHPGIAFSVFPCLNPTGCALGTRENADGIDINRTYDRDEVPEVRVLRAMIEHDAFDAFIDAHEDPEEDGFYVYAFLEDRAWHPEIVEAVAERGPVTGKSEVDETPVSGGLISVGEDRSREEAFQEYMEGGDWPLPFYLYSLGMRSGMTTETPGQIELATRVAMQHAARERLLELLTFARGAGTWSAAKERV, from the coding sequence ATGCAACCGCCAGCTAGCTATGCCGAAATCGTGGCGCGGGTGGTTGCGGCCTGCGACGCGCCGCAGCTGACGCTGTCCCGACACCCAATCGACGAGTTGGGCCTGGATCTCCTGCGCGTGGACGTGGCGCCGCAGACTCCGGCGCTGGCGCACGTGGGGTTGTTTGGCGGCGTCCACGGGGACGAGCCCGCGGGGTTCATCTCAGTGCTCGAGTTCCTCGAACGGCGTCGCTGGGCCGACCACCCGGGCATTGCATTCAGCGTCTTCCCCTGCCTGAACCCCACCGGCTGCGCGCTGGGAACCCGGGAGAACGCCGACGGCATTGACATCAACCGGACGTACGACCGCGACGAGGTGCCGGAAGTACGGGTGCTGCGGGCGATGATCGAGCACGACGCGTTCGACGCCTTCATTGACGCTCACGAGGACCCGGAGGAGGACGGGTTCTACGTCTACGCATTCCTCGAGGACCGCGCATGGCATCCGGAGATCGTGGAGGCCGTGGCCGAGCGCGGCCCGGTCACCGGCAAGTCGGAGGTGGACGAGACGCCGGTCTCGGGCGGCTTGATCTCCGTGGGCGAGGACCGATCACGGGAGGAAGCGTTTCAGGAGTACATGGAGGGCGGCGACTGGCCGCTGCCGTTCTACCTGTACTCGCTGGGCATGCGCTCGGGCATGACCACCGAGACGCCGGGGCAGATCGAGCTGGCCACTCGGGTGGCGATGCAGCACGCGGCGCGGGAGCGGCTGTTGGAGTTGCTGACGTTCGCGCGCGGAGCGGGAACCTGGTCCGCGGCGAAGGAGCGGGTTTGA
- a CDS encoding NUDIX domain-containing protein, which yields MPLGDPDDPFVRPTARVILLDSRDRVLLILATVTPGGDHGPESFWHMPGGLIEPGETAEQAATRECAEETGIRNISVGPCVWHRRHVAQWHGRWYDWRERYFLARTDQIRTTPSHMEGPELEEFREHRWWTVDEVQESDETFVPGRLAALLPPLLAGDPPSEPIDTGV from the coding sequence ATGCCCCTGGGCGACCCTGACGACCCGTTCGTGCGGCCGACGGCGCGGGTGATTCTGCTCGATTCCCGTGACCGCGTGCTGCTGATCCTGGCGACGGTCACTCCCGGCGGCGACCACGGCCCGGAGTCGTTTTGGCACATGCCCGGCGGATTGATCGAACCGGGCGAGACCGCCGAACAGGCCGCCACGCGCGAGTGCGCCGAGGAGACCGGCATCCGCAACATCAGTGTCGGCCCATGTGTCTGGCATCGCCGGCACGTGGCCCAGTGGCACGGGCGCTGGTACGACTGGCGGGAGCGCTATTTCCTGGCGCGCACCGATCAAATTCGAACCACGCCGAGCCACATGGAGGGCCCGGAGCTCGAGGAGTTTCGCGAGCACCGCTGGTGGACGGTCGACGAGGTGCAAGAGTCGGATGAGACCTTCGTACCCGGCCGCCTCGCGGCATTGCTCCCGCCACTGTTGGCAGGCGACCCGCCGAGCGAGCCGATTGACACGGGCGTGTGA